A single genomic interval of Sceloporus undulatus isolate JIND9_A2432 ecotype Alabama chromosome 2, SceUnd_v1.1, whole genome shotgun sequence harbors:
- the MYADML2 gene encoding myeloid-associated differentiation marker-like protein 2, whose amino-acid sequence MMESSGGTHLNMGAVTSKVGIVRLLQAAFGCTTFSLVAHRGGFTMAYGTFCMSVWCFCFAVTIFIIICEFTRLHSCLTISWGNFTAAFAMLATLMSITAAVIYPLYVPFSCHSNGCEVRDFRISASVFAGLLFFAYATEVFLTRAKPGQVTSYMATVSGLLKIVQAFVACIIFGALVNGSQYNKYVATQWCVAVYSFCFVVTVVVVVLSVTGRTAMVKCPFERFVVIYTFGAVLMYVSAAVIWPVFCFDPKYGTPHRPYQCSRGSCPWDSQVVIAVFTYVNLVLYIVDLAYSQRIRFVSHP is encoded by the coding sequence ATGATGGAGAGCTCAGGAGGGACACACCTTAATATGGGTGCAGTGACCTCAAAGGTGGGAATTGTTCGGTTGTTGCAGGCAGCATTTGGATGTACAACGTTCAGCCTTGTGGCCCACCGAGGAGGATTCACCATGGCCTATGGCACCTTCTGCATGTCTGTCTGGTGTTTCTGCTTTGCTGTCAcaatcttcatcatcatctgtgAGTTCACCCGCCTTCACAGTTGTCTGACTATCTCCTGGGGGAATTTCACAGCTGCTTTTGCCATGTTGGCCACTCTCATGTCCATTACAGCTGCAGTGATCTACCCACTGTATGTCCCATTCAGCTGCCATTCCAATGGATGTGAGGTGAGAGACTTCCGCATATCTGCCAGTGTCTTTGCGGGGCTTCTGTTTTTTGCATATGCCACAGAGGTATTTCTCACTAGGGCCAAACCAGGACAAGTAACCAGCTACATGGCCACAGTATCTGGCCTCCTGAAAATTGTCCAGGCTTTTGTAGCTTGCATTATCTTTGGAGCTCTGGTGAATGGCAGCCAGTACAATAAGTATGTGGCTACTCAGTGGTGTGTGGCCGTTTACAGCTTCTGTTTTGTTGTGActgtagtggtggtggtgctcAGCGTCACAGGAAGAACAGCGATGGTGAAGTGCCCCTTTGAGCGCTTTGTGGTCATTTACACATTTGGAGCTGTCCTGATGTATGTAAGTGCTGCAGTGATCTGGCCAGTGTTCTGCTTTGACCCTAAGTATGGCACTCCACATCGTCCATATCAATGCTCCAGAGGCTCCTGCCCCTGGGACAGCCAAGTGGTCATTGCAGTGTTCACATATGTAAACCTAGTGCTTTATATTGTGGATTTAGCATACTCGCAGCGTATCCGCTTTGTCTCACACCCTTAA